GGCCTGCATCCTCGCGGATGCGGTGTCTTGAAGTGACTGCTTGTAGTGTGATGCGTTTATCGCCCCTCGCTCTTGTAAATATGTGCATTGACCTGTTTATGACCTGCTCTTTTCCACTTATTCGGCAATATTTGCTCCAATGACTTTAAACTACGCTTTTGAcatttcaagcatttttccTACTTGagtagtaattaaaaattatgcatgtCAGTTGGTGATAGAGGGTAGAATTTCTGGCAAATAACATGATAAGGCTTAACCCCCAAGAGGGCAACATCAAAATGGGCCCAAAACTCAGATGTTAAgatttaattgcgtttaatTAAGCAAATTGATCTCTTATCGGTGAATCTCCTCTGCGACctcttgacaaattttttggGTTGATTAAACGTgggaataaaaacaaaatagttAACTTGTAAGactaacttaatttttattagctgCCAAAAAGGacagagattaaaaattctttttgaaaGTTTCTAATCTAATACTAATTTGTGACAAGTGTACCTTTTTTGTATAAGCATTGAAAAATAGTAGTGAATCATAAAAGTTTAGGTTTTTAAAATCCAGCAGTCAAAATAACATACATTATCacagcagaaaatatttcttgtaatGCATGGAATTATAGTCATATCAGAAGTGCAGACataaaacgattaaaataattaacaatgaAGTAAAAAGATCATAAATCGAGACTCGTGCCAAACATTTCATAAGTAAATTTAAGTAAGTTTCTTCATTAGGCCTTTATTAACCATGCTTTTGTTCAAGGCATTTTGGAAAGCAAGACTAACATGCCTCTTCAGCGATGCCTCCAGAGAATGTTTGAGATTTCCTAAATAAGTTACCCTAGATTAGTTTTGGCTGTTGCAAAATGGCAGAGACATACTTGACAGCGTTAGCGGCCGCTTGTTCGTCCTGTATCGCCAAAGATGGGTCCAAGGAAGTGCCAATAAGCTCTTCTGCCCATTTCCCTGCGTGGTAGCCTGGTCCTTCTCCTCCCAGTTCCGCAGGCAGTTGATCTTTGTCCATGTGTTCGTGAAGTTTGCTCAAGTTGGCGCCGTGGAGCATAATCTGAAATACCATTTAGAATTGGTTTGTTAAGTAGAACTGAacacaaggaaaaatttatttgcaaaagtcatcattataatttattgtttattttataaaatattgcaaaatttgtgttgtaaaatttttaataaaatgttcaaatattgttttgctAGCATTCATTAAgtttaatcaaatatataaatttacaacatTATTAGGGTTTCATAAATATGCTATATGTCGTATGGTTTGCTTAATCTACACCTTCAATCTTAATAAAGTCAAAAAGtagttggatttaaaaataaattaatttcattatttttcgtaaaatttcctccataaaattactcagggttttgacAACTTGTATAGTAGggttataattattgtttctaaGATAGATTTTTTTGACCTCTGgtcagcacttcccgtgggctatgggCTCACCCAGGTCCCATTAACACCACCAAGTGGATAACATGGGGGCTGAGTGGCCGCATAAGAGCTCGGGCcgaatgtggccatctttccGCCTCCCTGCACCGAGatcttttaatgaaatgccagacatttgtccctaaagcagctggaaaggtgcgaaaaccagcaaatgGCAAATCGGCGCTGGTATGCCGCCCAGCCCGTTGaactatttgagcatttaGAGACactagattttaaaaatgaaagctggattaatggcaattttaaaataatttttgcgggttGTCTAACTTGTCCATTAACTTGAAAGGCTAGAAAATTGTGACTGGTGGTTTTGCCCATTGCAAAAATccgtattaattaataaataaatttaaatatataccaGACTTCctagttaatttaataattcaactaAATTGCTATAATATACAGTACAAATATTAAGTAAAACTCATGTTTTTAGTCTCTTCAATGTCATACTAAAATTTTGGAGCGTAAAAGGAACACGTTTTCTATTGAACttgtaaaaaatgaccaaTTAAAGGAAATCAACATTAAATAATCACATACCTTATTTCGAGTTTTTTCCTTCAGAAATGGTTTTATGACCGACAGTGCAGCTTCCAAATACCAAGGCTGGCCGACCATGTGAATCGCTTTGAACCTCGCAGGGAAGGCGTCCTGAAAAAAGCATTGATTAgtcctaaataaaaatatgacattCAATGAATCACCTGCAAACCCTCAAGCATAAGTTTCAGCGCTTTTGGGCTGAGTGCGCTCGTGTGTTTCAACGAGAACCCAGTCCAGTCGACAATCACGATCAGGCCTGCCATCTGAGTTTGCTGGTCCTTGATTAGCTTCTCCAAGGAGAGCAGAAGCGCTCTGTAAATCGTCAGCAGCGAATACTCCTCGATATTCCAGTTACTTGCATAGATCATCAGAATGCGACGTCCTCTTTTATCgcacttgaaaatcaataaaagattttaattcaattaatgaaacaaataaaaggaaatcacATTGCTTTCAGATAAGATTGTTTTTGATTGTGCTAGGTATttatcaaattgttttaatacaACTCACAAGGAAACTCTAGGCAGGCATGCTACGTTTATCTTTTTTAGCGAAAGGATTGATACCGAGTTCTATGCAACGAGTgaagaaaataagaaatttccaatttgatgGAGTTTACGAATAAAAGAGATCAGAAAGATTAATGATGGAATAATTAACATGAGAATTGAGTCGAAATCGATTTGTGTCGACAATCATTGCCTATGAACCCAAAATTCAtctaaattgagcaaaatcttattttaaaatcggtTAAGATATTTTTGATTATCTTTGTATCTAGCAGCAAAAATCatcaaacaaaacatttcCACCACTAAAAACTCCTAAAAAGTTTCCTTGTTATTAAGCAAAAAGGCGCAACccaagaatattattttagtgttatttttacatattttttatctgataAACACAGAAAAGTGTTAACAAACGCGACATTAGGAGCTAATAATGGGGCTATTCATGTTTTTGCAATGCCAGAGAGAAAACAGAGTTGCATAAAAAGCGAGAGTGACGGACGGTACCTGTGGCAGCACGCCGGGGATTCCGTCGAAAAGCGCCCGCCTGATGAGAGGGTCGTGCACGTTGAGGCCGACAAACAAGTGGCGATATTTTTGCCGGTACAAATAGTAATTGACTAACAAATTGAAACTAGCCTCAATCTTAAACTTGCGAGCATTCAAAAAACGCAGCAAAAACTCATCCTCCGTGCAGAGAAAACCTTTGGGGAAACATTTCACAAACACATCAACTCAACATGCAAAAGTTCAAAAATCTCGAGAGGGAAAATCAATGCACTTCTAACAAAAgggaattattgttttatagtttttctttttatgttttatctCTTACCGACATCCGGCCTGGTTGGCAAAAGATCCCTGATGGCCGCGATGGACTGCGTTTTGGTCAAAAGTTGAGGCTTGGCTGGCAGATCATTATTTTCTGAAGTAGGACTTGACAGATTCCACTGATATTCTAAGTACTCGGACATTCCTGTGAATTACACAGAAGTAAATTAttggattatattttaatacggCTTACATAATTCGAAATTCACTTTCCCCTGACATATCGCTATGGCAGCGCTTTTTCCCAGCAACTCCTCacaatgaaacacaaatttgagtgttgcaaaaatcgctcaaaAATCCAAATCCAACCCGTTGTCGAAGGTTACTGAGAAAAGcgatacaaaacaaaaataacaaaacaagAATTGGCAACAGCtgcaaaaattacagaaaCACCAGAAATACAACTTTTTCTAATTGACAAGGGCGACGAAGTGCTACGTGTGGAAGAtccaaaacaaattgaatgtgtgcgtcttcctttttttactgcagtgtttttttatgattattgTAACTCTTCGCACAGCGCAAAATGGAAATTGGCCCCAATAAAGATAATAGGCACAAGGGCGGAACTCTACTGAATTCcggaaatttaacaataaatttttacgaaaatagCAACATACATACCTTAAGAACGGGTTTGCGAGGTAtgtaagtttaaatttgttcaaaaaacaTAGGTAATCAGGGAATGGGTTAATAGGGAGAGTTCAGACTGATTCAGACacgaaaatgttttgttttgaagttCATAGTGTCGCCGCGAATTCCCCCAAGTCCTGAGCCAATCACAGTCCGCGATAACGGCATTTCCGCGGAAAATATTTGCCTGtcataacatttattttatttttgcatttcgaCACAGGGAGCGCTGTTGCTCGTTCAAAAATAGTTCAAACTCTTTAAAGCCCGCTCGCCCGCTGAAGAGGTTATCAGCGCTGCCTGGTGATTGGAGCGGGAAGCTTCTTGACAGCTGAGGCTGAAGGTGTGGCCTGGACCTGGAGAATGGAGAAGTGAACCAGCTACCAGCCGCTACAGGAAGTCAACAAGAAATCGCCGCCCACATAAACCACACTACGGTTTTTACTTGTTTTTCGCCAAAAAAGGTAATTATCTTCATTGTTTTTCAcgctaaattaatatttccatcCATACTCGTAAGCTTGCGAAGGAGTTTTAGGTctatcctttttattttttgtgtaaaatcaaatcaaagtATCGTCTTGCCTTTTACGGAtcggtaatttttttctcacatgCGTCGCTACTGCTAAATAATGTGATACACACTACATAATGtcatgaattttcaattaattaattacattcaCACTCAAATAATGAACGAATCATGCATGTCTAGaatgattaatatttattctagATAAAGAAATGGACCAAATTGTTCAGAGCCAAGTGAAAGAGGTGCTCCAAAGAGTTGAGCAGCATGTGGACTCCGAAAttgaaaaactggaaaagCTGGATATTGATGACTTTGAAAAACTTCGTGAGAGGAGACTCGCCAACATGAAGAAGGAAGCTAAACTGAAGCAAGAGTATCTGGCAAAGGTATATATAATACCATTACATATTTAATTCCGCagtacataaataatttttctggtaCAGGGGCATGGCGAGTACAACGAAGTGGCTGATGAGAAGGAGTTCTTTGAGTTGacaaaaaagtctaaaaatatcGTCTGCCATTTTTACAAAGATGACACTCCCAGATGCAAGATTGTTGATCACCACTTGAAGGCCTTGGCCCCGAAACACCTTGAAACTCTTTTCTGCAAGTTGAATGTCGAAAAGTGCCCGTTCCTTACTGGTATGATGCCTTTTCAgcccaatttattttaggatCTCACAAAAGCGCAGAAAatggtcatttttatttcccagtccagaatatttttattttgcagtgttatatttttaaattaattcaatgttCTCAGAtgtcaattgtttttttcaaatccttCAATTTATggtttcatattatttaaacagctAACAAGGaagtttaaattgcatttaataaattaacggctacacatttttaaatgaccCAAGACAAGTccagaaatgttaaaaaatatattttgaaaggttttGTTTACGCTAGAGCTTTTAAACTGCACTATTTTGGTAATTTCTCGttggattttataaaataaaaataaggaaaaaaaatacccacagtctggaaaattcagaaaaacaGGCCATTGAAAATTCCAGTCAATGTTGaagaaccatttttttaatattatttaaaaatgtttatcctTTCTAGGCCGGCTGAGGATCAAAATCATCCCGACCATTTCTCTTGTGGTGGACCAGAAAACCAAGGACTTTATTGTCGGATTCACCGACCTCGGAAACCGTGATGATTTTACCACCGAAGTGCTTGAATGGCGGATTGCCCAGGCTGGCACAATCAACTACAGTGGAGACCTGTCCACCCCTCCCGATCAGGCCGAACGCAAAACAAGGTCTTTGCTGGGCCAGACCAAGAGCATCCGGGACAAAGACGACGACGAAAGTGACGGACTGGACAGTGACTGATCTCTTAAATCCAAGCTGGCTGCATTCCATGGCATCTTTCCCTTTGCTATCTGCTCGAAAGCGCacttatttttcttatattgGCTAATCAATTGGTATAACTGCATACACACTGTGTTAAGGtgtaaaaagataaaaaattactaatttattctaattctctgcagttttattttttattcagcaaaTTGCTTTAGTTGATTTatttggttgttgaaattgaaatgtatAATCGTCTAGGATCTTCATATTTGATCTGAAGGAAACCATTTTAACGTTATGCTtccaaaaattggcaaaatattttggtttgtgTTAAAGTAtcagcaattttattgcaccttTGCTCATCTAtcagcttaaaatatttcagcaaccgcaattaaaacaacaaggaattaaaaaaaccgaCAGTTGAAACAATCGCTGATTGGGATTTTTTATgtagcaattaaaaaagaatttaagaaaatgcccttaattttcaaaatcaattttgcttaatttagaTGACATTTAGTGCATTATACAATGTTTGTTTTCACATACCAATCGGCGGGTCTCTTTCGACACTCCGTATAATAGCTCAAATTTTTCgctaaatctaaattttctgaattgaTCTTATGATATTAATCTTACATGGAAACGAAAGTAGGACTTTTTGTAGATATGCAACTTTCGACACTCTTAAGTATACATGGTTGCATACCTTGACTATTGCAGGCGTCCTGAGCCAACATTCCTGCCACTGACTGCAATtcgctattttaatttagtaatgTTGCAtcttaatttcaatatattcaaacataaacaaattctttctaattttatttcttttattttattaaaaaagtctcCTATTCtagatagataattttttatttgtgacaTTGACAGAtccaacaaaaaaataaataccttttCTTTAACcaagtttaattttcaccgtGTTATCGCTAAAATTTGTTCCTACGTGATAATTTAATGAggcacaaaattaatttaaagatagAGTTGTGATTAAACAGATTTGATAATATGAcagatttagaaaaataagaatCTTTCGATGAAAAGACGTAAATAGTTAGTTTTAGTTTCTTTGGCatggaattaaattggttaaaatccCATCACTATCATTCGCACTCCTATACGGTCAATTTAAGGGTCGATTCTTCATAACAAGTACGAGAAATATAGTTGAAAAATCTAATCGCAAAGACCTCAAGCttcaatttcttaatttattatgaatgAAGTTTGGATTTGGAGAAACTTTAGGGAACATTGTCTTATTTGCACATTCGATGCACCGTGGATTGAATCGAAGACTCGAATTGCAGCGACGAGAGCAAGAGCTGGAGAGTGCGGCATTCCAAAAGTGGCGCCTCGCGAGAGCGAAGATGCGCCGCGCGCGGATGGCGGCGGAGAAGATTTTGCGCTGATGCCGCACGGCGCCGCACAGCACACAATGCAACGGCCAGTGAAGAAGGGGCAGCGATAGAGGGGGTAAAATAAGGACAGGACGTGAGCGAGTGCGCCTCTGCGCGAAAAGGGCCCGTTTCCCCCAAATGGCGGGGCCCAGCAGGCCCCCGAGCGCCGCCCGCGGCCACCGTTAGCGCTCAGGTGAGTACCCTGGCGTCAGGACTCGGCTCAGCCGGGCCTCAAACACCACAGCCGGACGATTTGCCGCCGCGAGGGCCGTCCGCGGGGCCGGTTGGGCCCCTTGCTTGCCCAACGTGCCCGGCCGCGAGGCTTGAACGCCGGCCAACTCGGCCGCCTTGGCAAATTCAGCGCCGATTCGAACACGCTTCTCGCTG
The nucleotide sequence above comes from Cloeon dipterum chromosome X, ieCloDipt1.1, whole genome shotgun sequence. Encoded proteins:
- the LOC135946079 gene encoding clavesin-1-like; this encodes MSEYLEYQWNLSSPTSENNDLPAKPQLLTKTQSIAAIRDLLPTRPDVGFLCTEDEFLLRFLNARKFKIEASFNLLVNYYLYRQKYRHLFVGLNVHDPLIRRALFDGIPGVLPQCDKRGRRILMIYASNWNIEEYSLLTIYRALLLSLEKLIKDQQTQMAGLIVIVDWTGFSLKHTSALSPKALKLMLEGLQDAFPARFKAIHMVGQPWYLEAALSVIKPFLKEKTRNKIMLHGANLSKLHEHMDKDQLPAELGGEGPGYHAGKWAEELIGTSLDPSLAIQDEQAAANAVKKSQTFSGGIAEEAC
- the LOC135946080 gene encoding thioredoxin domain-containing protein 9, with the translated sequence MDQIVQSQVKEVLQRVEQHVDSEIEKLEKLDIDDFEKLRERRLANMKKEAKLKQEYLAKGHGEYNEVADEKEFFELTKKSKNIVCHFYKDDTPRCKIVDHHLKALAPKHLETLFCKLNVEKCPFLTGRLRIKIIPTISLVVDQKTKDFIVGFTDLGNRDDFTTEVLEWRIAQAGTINYSGDLSTPPDQAERKTRSLLGQTKSIRDKDDDESDGLDSD